The Pedobacter mucosus genome window below encodes:
- the pruA gene encoding L-glutamate gamma-semialdehyde dehydrogenase yields MLKGFFNVPIPVNEPILNYAPGSKERTLLKDALTEARSHQQDIPMYIGGKQVYTDKKGKVVAPHDHQHVLAQFSIGDKTHITQAIDAALAAKQDWEDLSWEHRAAIFLKAADLIAGKYRYKLNAATMLGQSKNAYQAEIDAACELIDFLRFNVSYMADIYKQQPPVSPRGSWNRVEQRPLEGFVFALTPFNFTAIAANLPASAAMMGNVVVWKPADTQVYSANLLMEIFREAGLPDGVINLVYADGPETGEVIFNHKDFAGIHFTGSTKVFQEIWKTIGTNIHKYKSYPRIVGETGGKDFILVHPSAQVDIATTAILRGAFEYQGQKCSAASRVYIAKSLWPAIKEQMVRDLATFKMGGTEDFGNFINAVIDERSFDKLAKYIDQAKQDGVEIIAGGNYDKSKGYFIEPTVLVVNDPKYTTMCEELFGPVLTVYVYEDQDFDQILEIIDTTSPYALTGAFIAQDRYAIEKASHALRNSAGNFYINDKCTGAVVGQQPFGGARGSGTNDKAGSMVNLLRWVSPRTIKEVFESPTDYRYPFLAED; encoded by the coding sequence TTCCGATGTATATTGGTGGCAAACAAGTTTATACCGATAAAAAAGGTAAGGTCGTTGCACCACACGATCATCAACATGTTTTAGCCCAATTCAGCATTGGCGATAAAACTCATATTACACAAGCAATTGATGCGGCTTTGGCTGCGAAACAAGATTGGGAAGACCTTTCTTGGGAACACCGTGCTGCTATTTTTTTAAAAGCTGCCGATTTAATTGCTGGCAAATACCGTTATAAATTAAATGCGGCAACTATGCTTGGCCAGAGCAAAAATGCTTACCAAGCCGAAATTGATGCAGCTTGCGAGTTGATCGATTTTTTACGTTTTAACGTGAGTTACATGGCCGATATTTATAAACAACAACCTCCAGTTTCTCCTCGTGGTAGCTGGAATCGTGTGGAGCAACGGCCATTAGAAGGTTTTGTTTTTGCATTAACGCCTTTCAATTTTACTGCTATCGCTGCAAATTTACCAGCATCTGCAGCAATGATGGGTAACGTTGTAGTTTGGAAACCTGCAGATACTCAGGTTTATTCTGCTAATTTACTGATGGAAATTTTTCGCGAAGCTGGCTTGCCAGATGGCGTAATTAATTTGGTTTATGCTGATGGTCCAGAAACTGGCGAGGTTATTTTTAACCATAAAGATTTCGCAGGTATTCACTTTACAGGTTCTACAAAAGTTTTTCAAGAAATCTGGAAAACGATTGGCACTAATATTCATAAATATAAATCGTATCCGCGTATCGTTGGTGAAACTGGCGGTAAGGATTTTATCTTGGTTCACCCTTCGGCACAAGTTGATATTGCAACAACAGCAATTCTTCGTGGGGCTTTTGAATACCAGGGACAAAAATGTTCGGCTGCTAGTCGTGTTTACATTGCGAAAAGCCTTTGGCCTGCCATTAAAGAACAAATGGTTCGCGATTTAGCAACCTTTAAAATGGGTGGAACAGAAGATTTCGGCAACTTTATTAATGCTGTTATTGATGAACGTTCGTTTGATAAATTGGCTAAATATATTGACCAGGCAAAGCAAGATGGTGTAGAAATTATTGCTGGCGGTAACTATGATAAAAGCAAAGGCTACTTTATCGAACCTACGGTGTTAGTAGTTAATGATCCGAAATATACCACCATGTGCGAAGAATTATTCGGACCTGTTTTAACCGTTTATGTGTATGAAGACCAGGACTTTGATCAAATTTTAGAAATTATCGATACCACTTCACCTTATGCTTTAACGGGTGCTTTCATTGCTCAAGATAGATATGCGATCGAAAAAGCAAGTCATGCGTTAAGAAATTCCGCTGGCAATTTTTACATCAATGATAAATGCACTGGAGCTGTAGTTGGGCAACAACCTTTTGGCGGCGCCAGAGGTTCGGGTACAAACGACAAAGCCGGTTCTATGGTAAATTTATTACGATGGGTTTCTCCAAGAACCATTAAAGAAGTTTTTGAATCGCCAACAGATTACCGCTATCCATTTTTGGCTGAAGACTAA
- a CDS encoding GNAT family N-acetyltransferase: MVQIEQMIPQLTWRIRHEVMYPDQPFDFVKLPEDFDGIHFGLYADHKLTGVVSLFSIGSIYQFRKLAILDNAQKMGYGSQLMDYLIEFCKVQKATKLWCNARVNAKEFYFKFGFLETDKIFFKDGYDFIIMEKEF, encoded by the coding sequence ATGGTACAAATTGAACAAATGATTCCCCAACTAACTTGGCGAATTCGTCATGAAGTGATGTATCCAGATCAGCCATTTGATTTCGTAAAACTTCCAGAGGATTTCGACGGAATTCATTTTGGACTATATGCAGATCATAAATTAACAGGCGTAGTTTCATTATTTTCCATCGGTTCTATCTATCAATTTCGAAAGTTGGCAATATTAGATAATGCTCAAAAGATGGGTTACGGTTCCCAATTAATGGATTACTTAATTGAATTTTGTAAAGTGCAAAAAGCGACAAAACTATGGTGCAACGCCCGTGTAAATGCTAAGGAATTTTATTTTAAATTTGGCTTCCTTGAAACCGACAAAATCTTTTTTAAAGATGGCTACGATTTCATAATCATGGAAAAAGAATTTTAG
- a CDS encoding SulP family inorganic anion transporter, which produces MQKIKPSFSGADVKKYFLKKNLKKDLPASIVVFLVALPLCLGIALASGAPLFAGLIAGIIGGIVVASISGSQLSVSGPAAGLTVIVLGAIAQLGSYQIFLLAVVLAGIFQMVLGLIKAGTIGNYFPSSVIEGMLAAIGLILILKQLPHALGVDSDFSGDEGFFQTNSENTFSAITSAFSHFSLAAVVISLLSIAVLIIWPKFPRLAVVPAPLLVVLIGVVGSLIFAGTAFQLRADQIVSIPVVGGFGEFMGLFTMPDFSALGNKDVYIVAATIAVVASLETLLSIEAVDKIDPIKRVSPTNRELIAQGIGNIASGMIGGLPMTSVIVRSSANVNAGGRTKMSAIFHGCLLLLSLLFIPHIINMIPLSCLAAILLVTGYKLTRIGLFKHMYHKGWDQFIPFVITVIAVLFTDLLKGVAVGMLVSIFYLLRTNMRNPFFYRITNEGDKKNIRLKLAEEVSFLNKAAIQVVLTSIPKETNVIIDGSNSRYIDPDVLETIFNYKHNAYTKGIIVTLESIQKHYAIPKLTNKVVEEINK; this is translated from the coding sequence ATGCAAAAGATTAAGCCGTCCTTCTCGGGTGCGGACGTAAAAAAATATTTTCTAAAAAAGAATTTAAAGAAAGATTTACCCGCCAGTATTGTTGTGTTTTTAGTGGCCCTGCCATTATGTTTAGGTATTGCACTTGCATCTGGTGCGCCACTTTTTGCCGGCTTAATCGCGGGTATAATTGGCGGCATTGTTGTAGCATCAATAAGTGGTTCACAATTAAGTGTAAGTGGGCCAGCGGCTGGCTTAACTGTAATTGTATTAGGGGCGATTGCTCAATTGGGCAGCTATCAAATATTCTTATTAGCCGTCGTACTTGCAGGAATATTTCAAATGGTTTTAGGCTTAATTAAAGCGGGTACCATTGGCAATTACTTTCCATCAAGCGTTATCGAAGGCATGTTAGCCGCAATTGGCTTGATATTAATTTTGAAACAACTGCCTCATGCATTAGGCGTTGATTCAGATTTCTCAGGAGATGAAGGTTTTTTCCAAACCAATTCAGAAAATACTTTTTCAGCAATTACATCTGCGTTTAGCCACTTTAGTTTGGCTGCGGTTGTTATAAGCCTTTTGTCTATAGCGGTACTTATTATCTGGCCAAAATTTCCACGATTAGCGGTTGTACCAGCGCCCCTTTTAGTTGTATTGATTGGTGTAGTAGGTAGTCTTATTTTTGCCGGAACAGCATTTCAATTAAGAGCAGATCAAATTGTTAGCATACCTGTTGTTGGCGGTTTTGGCGAATTTATGGGTTTGTTTACCATGCCTGATTTTTCTGCTTTAGGGAATAAAGATGTTTATATTGTTGCTGCAACCATTGCTGTTGTAGCAAGCTTAGAAACTTTATTAAGTATTGAAGCCGTTGATAAAATAGACCCGATTAAACGTGTTTCACCAACTAATAGGGAGTTGATAGCACAAGGAATTGGAAATATAGCGAGTGGAATGATAGGTGGTTTGCCTATGACATCTGTTATCGTTCGAAGTTCGGCCAATGTAAATGCTGGTGGACGAACCAAAATGTCGGCAATTTTTCATGGATGCTTGTTATTGCTTTCCTTGCTTTTTATTCCACACATTATAAACATGATTCCCCTTTCTTGCTTGGCTGCTATCCTTTTAGTAACAGGATATAAATTAACGCGGATTGGTTTGTTTAAACATATGTACCATAAAGGATGGGATCAATTTATTCCATTTGTAATTACTGTAATTGCAGTATTATTTACCGATTTATTAAAAGGCGTAGCGGTTGGGATGCTAGTTTCTATATTTTACCTTTTGCGTACCAATATGCGTAATCCATTTTTTTATAGGATTACCAATGAAGGAGATAAAAAGAATATCAGACTTAAACTTGCAGAAGAAGTTTCCTTTCTAAATAAAGCAGCGATTCAAGTGGTTTTAACGAGCATTCCTAAAGAAACAAACGTAATTATTGATGGTTCCAATTCTAGATATATAGATCCTGATGTTTTAGAAACCATTTTTAATTACAAACATAATGCCTATACCAAAGGCATAATTGTAACCTTGGAGAGCATACAAAAACATTATGCTATACCAAAATTAACTAACAAAGTAGTTGAAGAAATTAATAAGTAA
- a CDS encoding acyl-CoA carboxylase subunit beta yields the protein MEKKISLLKDKISQASLGGGQARIDSQHKKGKLTARERIHFLIDEGSFEEIGMLVTHRSTDFGMEREKYLGDGVVTGYGTINGRLTYVFSQDFTVFGGSLSETHAEKICKLMDMAMKNGAPLIGLNDSGGARIQEGVVSLGGYADIFYKNVQASGVIPQLSAIMGPCAGGAVYSPAITDFVLMVENTSYMFVTGPNVVKTVTHEEVTSEELGGANTHATKSGVTHFACSNEIEAINHVKKLLSYMPQNCEEMADLLPYQIGDESRIALNTFMPQNASQPYDIREIINAIVDEGSFFEVHATYAENIVVGFARLAGRSIGIVANQPAYLAGVLDSNSSTKAARFVRFCDCFNIPLLVFEDVPGFLPGTDQEWNGIITNGAKLLYAFSEATVPRITVITRKAYGGAYDVMNSKHIGADMNYAWPSAEIAVMGAKGAAEIIFKKEISSADNPQEKWLEKEKLYSDIFANPYRAAERGFIDEVIEPSQTRTKLIKAFKMLENKVVNNPRKKHGNIPL from the coding sequence ATGGAAAAAAAAATCTCTCTACTTAAAGATAAGATCAGTCAGGCTAGCCTTGGCGGTGGACAAGCACGGATTGATAGTCAACATAAAAAAGGAAAACTCACTGCCCGAGAGCGAATACATTTTTTAATTGATGAAGGAAGTTTTGAAGAAATAGGCATGTTGGTAACCCACCGAAGTACAGATTTTGGAATGGAACGGGAGAAGTATCTAGGTGATGGCGTGGTTACAGGTTATGGTACAATTAACGGTAGATTAACCTACGTTTTTTCTCAGGATTTTACTGTTTTCGGTGGATCATTATCAGAAACTCATGCAGAAAAAATTTGCAAATTAATGGATATGGCTATGAAAAATGGCGCTCCATTAATTGGATTAAATGATAGCGGTGGTGCTAGGATTCAGGAAGGTGTAGTTTCTTTAGGTGGGTATGCAGATATTTTTTATAAAAATGTTCAAGCATCGGGTGTAATTCCCCAGCTTTCGGCTATTATGGGCCCTTGTGCTGGCGGAGCAGTCTATTCTCCTGCTATTACCGATTTCGTTTTGATGGTAGAAAACACTTCTTACATGTTTGTTACTGGTCCGAATGTGGTTAAAACGGTTACACATGAGGAGGTAACTTCCGAAGAATTAGGTGGAGCAAATACCCATGCAACCAAATCCGGAGTAACTCACTTTGCTTGTTCAAATGAAATTGAGGCAATAAATCACGTTAAAAAGTTACTTAGTTATATGCCTCAAAATTGTGAGGAGATGGCTGATCTCTTACCTTATCAAATAGGCGATGAGAGCAGAATAGCGCTTAATACTTTTATGCCGCAAAATGCTTCGCAACCTTATGATATCAGAGAAATAATTAATGCCATTGTTGATGAGGGTAGTTTTTTTGAAGTTCATGCAACATATGCTGAAAACATTGTTGTTGGTTTTGCCCGATTAGCAGGAAGAAGTATAGGAATTGTTGCCAATCAACCGGCTTATTTAGCTGGTGTTTTAGACAGTAATTCATCAACAAAAGCGGCTCGTTTCGTCCGTTTCTGCGATTGTTTCAATATTCCTTTGCTAGTTTTTGAGGATGTTCCAGGATTTTTGCCAGGTACGGACCAAGAATGGAATGGAATTATCACAAATGGCGCAAAATTATTATATGCTTTTAGCGAAGCAACGGTACCTAGAATTACGGTAATTACAAGAAAAGCTTATGGCGGAGCATACGATGTAATGAATAGCAAACACATTGGCGCTGATATGAATTATGCTTGGCCAAGTGCAGAAATAGCTGTTATGGGTGCTAAAGGTGCTGCTGAAATTATCTTTAAAAAAGAAATTAGCTCGGCAGATAATCCACAGGAAAAATGGCTAGAAAAAGAAAAACTTTATTCTGATATATTCGCAAATCCTTATCGAGCGGCAGAAAGGGGCTTTATAGATGAAGTAATTGAGCCATCGCAAACTAGAACAAAATTGATAAAGGCATTTAAAATGTTGGAAAACAAGGTAGTGAACAATCCTCGAAAAAAACATGGAAATATACCTTTATAA
- a CDS encoding MFS transporter, with the protein MQNLQKITKTDIILMAFCTGLIVANIYYCQPLVILIAKDFNLTESYAGRITYLTQIGYAIGLFLLVPLGDMFERKKQILIITALAILALLVAAVSHTFFLLEIASVLIGACSIVPQLILPLAANLSDDKDRGANIGIIMSGLLVGVLASRAVSGSIGFWLGWRAVYYIAAAICLLLIGLMAKRFPQSYPAFKGSYKELMRSMFSYIKTQPVLRETSIINFLAFAIISAFWTTMVLFLANPPFNFQTLQIGLFGIAGAAGALAAPLVGKLSDGSNPRKNLMIGFIFQLISIALFYFTGSHLYLFVIGIVLIDIGQQAIHVTNQTRIYTLIPEARNRLNTIFMSVSFIGASCGSALGLYLWDKGGWALFCYGMIAIILLNIMIYQFYGRKKL; encoded by the coding sequence ATGCAGAATCTTCAGAAAATAACAAAAACAGATATTATTTTAATGGCCTTTTGTACCGGCCTTATTGTTGCAAACATTTACTACTGCCAGCCTTTAGTTATTTTAATTGCTAAAGATTTTAACTTAACAGAGAGTTATGCCGGGCGGATAACTTACTTAACACAAATCGGTTATGCCATAGGATTATTCCTTTTGGTACCATTGGGTGATATGTTTGAGCGGAAAAAACAAATTTTAATTATTACAGCATTAGCCATTTTAGCACTATTAGTTGCTGCTGTTTCTCATACATTTTTTCTATTGGAAATTGCGTCTGTTTTAATCGGGGCTTGTTCCATTGTTCCACAACTTATTCTTCCATTGGCTGCAAATTTAAGTGATGATAAAGATCGTGGGGCAAATATTGGGATAATTATGAGTGGTTTATTAGTGGGGGTTTTAGCTTCAAGAGCGGTCAGCGGAAGTATTGGATTTTGGCTTGGCTGGCGAGCAGTTTATTACATTGCCGCAGCAATTTGTTTGCTATTAATTGGCCTGATGGCAAAACGTTTCCCGCAGAGTTATCCAGCGTTTAAGGGCAGTTATAAAGAGTTGATGCGATCCATGTTTAGCTACATTAAAACTCAACCTGTTTTAAGAGAAACCTCAATAATAAACTTTTTAGCATTTGCAATAATAAGTGCTTTCTGGACAACCATGGTGTTATTTTTGGCAAATCCTCCTTTCAATTTCCAAACTTTACAAATTGGCTTATTTGGCATTGCAGGCGCTGCCGGAGCTTTAGCAGCGCCATTGGTAGGTAAGCTGAGTGATGGCAGCAATCCAAGAAAAAATTTGATGATTGGCTTTATCTTTCAATTAATCAGCATTGCTTTATTTTATTTTACAGGAAGCCATTTATATCTATTTGTAATTGGTATTGTATTAATTGATATCGGTCAACAAGCTATTCACGTAACCAATCAAACCCGGATTTATACTTTAATACCAGAAGCAAGAAATAGATTGAATACTATTTTTATGTCGGTAAGTTTTATCGGTGCAAGTTGTGGTTCGGCTTTAGGATTATACCTTTGGGATAAGGGCGGATGGGCATTATTTTGCTATGGAATGATCGCAATAATTTTACTGAATATTATGATTTACCAGTTTTACGGAAGAAAAAAATTGTGA
- a CDS encoding carbonic anhydrase produces MCAKTIATEDITYDKLLQGNKDWVKDMLDADITFFDKLSAGQTPPILWIGCSDSRVPANQITNTLPGDVFVHRNIANVVVHTDMNMLSVLDYSVNVLKVKHVIVCGHYGCGGVKAALGNKQVGVIDNWLRNIRDVYRIHDRELDALKDPEQKFDRLVELNAIEGAANIMNTSIIQNAWASGQEVSVHGWVYSLKTGIIKDLKVSCNCIDDVAPMFKVG; encoded by the coding sequence ATGTGCGCAAAAACGATAGCAACAGAAGATATAACTTACGATAAATTATTACAAGGAAATAAAGATTGGGTTAAAGATATGCTTGATGCAGATATAACTTTTTTCGATAAACTTTCTGCTGGCCAAACTCCTCCAATATTATGGATTGGCTGTTCTGATAGTCGTGTTCCTGCAAATCAAATTACCAACACTTTGCCAGGCGATGTTTTTGTTCACAGGAACATTGCAAATGTGGTTGTTCACACCGATATGAATATGCTTTCGGTGTTGGATTATTCAGTAAACGTTTTAAAAGTTAAACATGTAATTGTTTGCGGACATTATGGTTGTGGTGGTGTTAAGGCCGCTTTGGGTAACAAACAAGTTGGCGTTATTGATAATTGGTTGCGCAATATTCGCGATGTATACCGTATACATGATCGCGAATTAGATGCATTAAAGGATCCTGAACAAAAATTTGATCGTTTAGTAGAATTGAACGCCATTGAGGGTGCAGCAAATATTATGAATACCTCTATTATACAAAATGCTTGGGCAAGCGGCCAAGAAGTATCTGTTCATGGTTGGGTTTATAGCTTAAAAACAGGAATCATCAAGGATTTAAAAGTATCCTGCAATTGTATTGATGATGTAGCTCCCATGTTTAAGGTAGGTTAA